A genomic segment from Callithrix jacchus isolate 240 chromosome 8, calJac240_pri, whole genome shotgun sequence encodes:
- the CDKN3 gene encoding cyclin-dependent kinase inhibitor 3 — protein sequence MKPPSSIQASEFDSSDEEPIEDEQTPIQISWLPLSRVNCSQFLGLCALPGCKFKNVRRNVEKDTEELKSCGIQDIFVFCTRGELSKYRVPNLLDLYQQCGIITHHHPIADGGTPDIACCCEIMEELAICLKNNRKTLIHCYGGLGRSCLVAACLLLYLSDTVSPEQAIDSLRDLRGSGAIQTIKQYNYLHEFRDKLAAYLSSRDSRSRSVSR from the exons ATGAAGCCG CCTAGTTCAATACAAGCAAGTGAGTTTGACTCATCAGATGAAGAGCCTATTGAAGATGAACAGACTCCAATTCAAATATCATG gcTACCTTTGTCAAGAGTGAATTGTTCTCAGTTTCTTGGTTTATGTGCTCTTCCAG gttgtaaatttaaaaatgttagaagaaaTGTTGAAAAAGACACAG AAGAACTAAAGAGCTGTGGTATACAAGACATATTTGTTTTCTGCACCAGAGGGGAACTGTCAAAATATAGAGTCCCAAACCTTCTGGATCTCTACCAGCAGTGTGGAATTATCACCCATCATCATCCAATCGCAGATGGAGGGACTCCTGACATAGCCTGCTGCTGTGAAATAATGGAGGAGCTTGCAATCTGCCTTAAAAATAACCGAAAAACCTTAATACA CTGTTATGGAGGACTTGGGAGATCTTGTCTTG TGGCCGCTTGTCTCCTACTGTACCTGTCTGACACAGTATCACCAGAGCAAGCCATAGACAGCCTGCGTGACCTAAGAGGGTCTGGGGCGATACAGACCATCAAG CAATACAATTATCTTCATGAGTTTCGGGACAAATTAGCTGCATATCTGTCATCAAGAGATTCACGATCAAGATCGGTATCAAGATGA